One part of the Micrococcus sp. 2A genome encodes these proteins:
- a CDS encoding DUF3662 and FHA domain-containing protein, with protein sequence MGLLDNLEHGLEKAVRSAFSAGGSRSVKPVEIATALRHAMDDESFALSEGHTVAPNDFVVHFSPADFERARAWGSPLASQLCDEVIRHAETQGYGLPGAVRVAFHADEAVRPGSLRVVSHLDDGSSSSSSPAAPAPTAPAPPPAPAAPQPARRPAPRRAAAPAVQPTVVLPREPARPRVPALELDGVHHRIDTTDVVLGRSAERADLVVPDTSVSREHARLVRVGATVTLIDLGSRNGVLVNGRRVDGSTTLREGDRITVGQTELVFHAAAPTGGTRA encoded by the coding sequence GTGGGACTTCTGGACAACCTCGAACACGGCCTGGAGAAGGCCGTGCGCTCCGCGTTCTCCGCGGGCGGCTCACGCTCGGTGAAGCCGGTGGAGATCGCCACGGCGCTGCGGCACGCGATGGACGACGAGTCCTTCGCCCTGTCGGAGGGCCATACGGTGGCGCCCAACGACTTCGTGGTCCACTTCTCCCCCGCGGACTTCGAGCGTGCCCGCGCGTGGGGCAGCCCCCTGGCGAGCCAGCTCTGCGACGAGGTCATCCGCCACGCCGAGACCCAGGGGTACGGCCTCCCCGGCGCGGTGCGCGTGGCCTTCCACGCGGACGAGGCGGTCCGCCCCGGCAGCCTGCGCGTCGTCTCGCACCTCGACGACGGCTCCTCGAGCTCCTCCTCCCCCGCCGCTCCGGCGCCGACTGCCCCCGCACCGCCGCCGGCACCGGCAGCACCGCAGCCCGCACGCCGGCCGGCCCCGCGCCGAGCCGCTGCGCCGGCCGTCCAGCCCACCGTGGTCCTGCCCCGCGAGCCGGCCCGGCCCCGCGTTCCCGCACTCGAGCTGGACGGCGTCCACCACCGCATCGACACCACGGACGTGGTGCTGGGCCGGTCCGCCGAGCGCGCCGATCTCGTGGTGCCGGACACCTCGGTCTCCCGCGAGCACGCACGCCTCGTGCGGGTGGGCGCCACGGTCACCCTCATCGACCTGGGCAGCCGCAACGGCGTGCTCGTCAACGGCCGTCGCGTCGACGGCTCCACCACCCTGCGCGAGGGTGATCGGATCACCGTGGGCCAGACCGAGCTGGTCTTCCACGCCGCCGCGCCGACCGGAGGGACCCGGGCATGA
- a CDS encoding DUF1524 domain-containing protein yields the protein MPLPRSRALAALTAALALLASGCVPPDSTTSTPTPDPSRAAASVTRAAEPTLPAPEAASSPTTTAVPPSGSATPEATIPPEPAPTSSSAPEAQGQARSGSALAALERLEVKGRAPKTGYDRAEFGPAWTDTDHNGCDTRNDVLARDLVDETFKPGTRDCVVLTGVLEDPYTGTQIHFTRGQGTSEAVQIDHVVALSDAWQKGAQGLSEAQRTALANDPLNLLAVDGPSNQKKSDADAASWLPPRSAARCPYVARQIAVKMTYTLWVTDGEKGAMERVLESCPDQELPDGGASPGAMSEPQAAPEPVRSSAAPAPAPKPAPTKAAPRLATTEPEAAEPDEAEAEESATDPHFSSCKKAKDAGYGPYASGSDPEYAWYRDGDDDGVVCE from the coding sequence ATGCCCCTCCCCCGCTCCCGCGCCCTCGCCGCACTCACGGCCGCCCTCGCGCTCCTCGCGTCCGGCTGCGTCCCCCCGGACAGCACCACCTCCACGCCGACGCCGGACCCGAGCCGGGCGGCCGCGTCCGTCACCCGGGCGGCCGAACCCACGCTGCCCGCACCCGAGGCGGCCTCCAGCCCTACGACGACGGCCGTGCCGCCGTCGGGGTCCGCGACGCCCGAGGCGACGATCCCTCCCGAGCCCGCGCCGACGTCGTCGTCCGCGCCGGAGGCCCAGGGGCAGGCCCGATCCGGGAGCGCCCTCGCGGCCCTGGAGCGGCTGGAGGTGAAGGGCCGCGCGCCCAAGACGGGCTACGACCGCGCGGAGTTCGGCCCGGCGTGGACGGACACGGACCACAACGGCTGCGACACGCGCAACGACGTCCTTGCCCGTGACCTCGTGGACGAGACCTTCAAGCCGGGCACGCGGGACTGCGTCGTGCTCACGGGTGTCCTCGAGGACCCGTACACGGGCACCCAGATCCACTTCACGCGCGGGCAGGGGACGTCGGAGGCGGTGCAGATCGACCACGTCGTGGCGCTCTCGGACGCGTGGCAGAAGGGCGCCCAGGGGCTCTCCGAGGCCCAGCGGACGGCCCTGGCCAACGACCCGCTGAACCTGCTGGCCGTGGACGGCCCGTCCAACCAGAAGAAGTCCGACGCCGACGCCGCCTCGTGGCTGCCGCCGCGGAGCGCGGCGCGGTGCCCCTACGTGGCGCGGCAGATCGCGGTGAAGATGACCTACACGCTGTGGGTCACCGACGGGGAGAAGGGCGCGATGGAACGCGTACTCGAGTCCTGCCCGGACCAGGAGCTTCCCGACGGCGGCGCGTCGCCGGGGGCGATGAGCGAACCGCAGGCGGCGCCGGAGCCCGTGAGGAGCAGCGCGGCGCCCGCTCCCGCCCCGAAACCCGCACCGACCAAGGCCGCGCCCCGGCTGGCGACCACCGAGCCCGAGGCGGCCGAACCGGATGAGGCTGAAGCCGAGGAATCCGCGACGGACCCGCACTTCAGCAGCTGCAAGAAGGCCAAGGACGCCGGGTACGGCCCCTACGCGTCCGGCTCGGACCCCGAGTACGCCTGGTACCGCGACGGCGACGATGACGGGGTCGTCTGCGAGTGA
- a CDS encoding tripartite tricarboxylate transporter substrate binding protein: MPSSSTADPPRRGGLGRLLFSVVAVITVIVASAFSIGSASGGTDVRTNLTLIAPAAAGGGWDSFQRELQQAMRVNGLVNNVQVVNIPGAGGTIGLGQLSTLEEPNNLMVGGTGHIATHAARGAGPQLSDVTPIARAVEEYNLVVVPADSPYQSMDELIEAWRADPPHVGWTGGGSFDQLVMADLAGQAGIDVEETTYINSDGGGEAIQALLNGTAQATAGGFADMYPQVQGGRLRALGVVAPERLTGVEDIPTLREQGYDVTLTNWRGLFAPPGISTEDRADLEALVTEALQTPEWADAVERNYWNLVPLTGPELETFIDDEVQRIQRLTEEIR, from the coding sequence ATGCCCTCCTCCTCGACGGCCGATCCGCCTCGCCGCGGCGGCCTCGGCCGCCTCCTGTTCTCCGTGGTGGCGGTGATCACCGTCATCGTCGCCAGCGCGTTCTCCATCGGCTCGGCCTCGGGCGGCACGGACGTCCGCACCAACCTCACCCTGATCGCCCCGGCTGCGGCCGGCGGCGGCTGGGACTCGTTCCAGCGGGAGCTCCAGCAGGCGATGCGCGTGAACGGCCTGGTGAACAACGTGCAGGTCGTGAACATCCCCGGCGCCGGCGGCACCATCGGCCTGGGCCAGCTGAGCACGCTGGAGGAGCCGAACAACCTGATGGTGGGCGGTACGGGACACATCGCGACCCACGCGGCCCGGGGGGCGGGACCGCAGCTGTCCGACGTCACGCCGATCGCCCGCGCCGTGGAGGAGTACAACCTCGTGGTGGTCCCCGCCGACTCGCCGTACCAGAGCATGGACGAGCTCATCGAGGCATGGCGCGCGGATCCGCCGCACGTGGGGTGGACCGGCGGCGGATCCTTCGACCAGCTCGTCATGGCGGACCTCGCCGGGCAGGCCGGGATCGATGTGGAGGAGACCACCTACATCAACTCCGACGGCGGCGGAGAGGCGATCCAGGCCCTGCTGAACGGCACCGCCCAAGCCACGGCGGGCGGCTTCGCCGACATGTACCCCCAGGTGCAGGGCGGCCGCCTCCGGGCGCTCGGCGTGGTGGCCCCGGAGCGACTCACGGGCGTCGAGGACATCCCCACGCTGCGGGAGCAGGGCTACGACGTGACGCTGACCAACTGGCGCGGCCTCTTCGCCCCTCCCGGGATCTCCACCGAGGACCGGGCCGATCTCGAGGCGCTCGTCACCGAGGCGCTGCAGACCCCCGAGTGGGCCGACGCGGTGGAGCGCAACTACTGGAACCTCGTGCCCCTGACCGGGCCGGAGCTCGAGACGTTCATCGACGACGAGGTCCAGCGCATCCAGAGGCTGACGGAGGAGATCCGATGA
- a CDS encoding protein phosphatase 2C domain-containing protein, which produces MTLVLRFAARSDVGRVRSKNDDSAYVGRHLAVLADGMGGHVGGDVASASTVLDLAPLDDVGYKDPGTVLPDEIQNANLILNELVHANPKLAGMGTTCTAALLAGETLHMAHIGDSRAYRLADGAFSQVTRDHTFVQKLVDEGRLEAAEAQFHPNKNVLMRVLGDVDASPELDVFDVPVAAGERWLLCSDGLTDVVTVERIHQELAEGEALNTVVDNLVDLTLKGGAPDNVTIVVFEVAEGTPEELAPPPEVHLSEDALAVAQAPEAGAVSGRLLREDLAARPHLIVGAASSAVKTDRIPVVTRSSTRRRAAALLGETPAPENRPRRTAALLTSGGESVTPAPLDSAVGPSGRPGTPGEVEAASASDTPAAGAVGTPEGSATAQSPADGADDGSRRRRDGKPTQYRRGWFIPVFTTLLALLLAAVALWGYLWTQTQYYVGEDAGQVAVYRGVPQHLGPLDLSHVDRRTDLSVDGLPSYAQERVRSGMAARDLGHAEQIVTELSESLAPGAPAPTGETPEGGER; this is translated from the coding sequence ATGACCCTCGTCCTCCGCTTCGCCGCTCGGTCCGACGTGGGACGCGTGCGCTCCAAGAACGACGACTCCGCCTACGTGGGCCGTCACCTGGCGGTGCTCGCGGACGGCATGGGCGGGCACGTGGGCGGCGACGTCGCGAGCGCCTCCACGGTGCTGGACCTGGCCCCGCTGGACGACGTCGGCTACAAGGACCCGGGCACGGTCCTGCCGGACGAGATCCAGAACGCGAACCTGATCCTCAACGAGCTCGTGCACGCCAACCCCAAGCTGGCCGGCATGGGGACCACCTGCACCGCCGCGCTCCTTGCCGGCGAGACGCTGCACATGGCGCACATCGGCGACTCGCGGGCCTACCGCCTCGCCGACGGCGCGTTCTCCCAGGTCACGCGCGATCACACGTTCGTGCAGAAGCTCGTGGACGAGGGCCGCCTGGAGGCTGCCGAGGCGCAGTTCCACCCCAACAAGAACGTCCTCATGCGGGTGCTGGGGGACGTGGACGCCTCCCCCGAGCTCGACGTGTTCGACGTGCCCGTGGCGGCCGGCGAGCGCTGGCTGCTCTGCTCCGACGGACTCACGGACGTGGTCACGGTGGAGCGCATCCACCAGGAGCTGGCCGAGGGCGAGGCCCTCAACACCGTGGTGGACAACCTGGTGGACCTCACCCTCAAGGGCGGCGCCCCGGACAACGTCACCATCGTGGTGTTCGAGGTCGCGGAGGGCACGCCCGAGGAGCTCGCCCCTCCGCCGGAGGTGCACCTCTCGGAGGACGCCCTGGCCGTGGCCCAGGCGCCGGAGGCCGGCGCGGTGTCCGGGCGCCTGCTGCGCGAGGACCTCGCGGCGCGGCCCCACCTGATCGTGGGCGCCGCCTCCTCCGCGGTGAAGACCGACCGCATCCCCGTGGTCACCCGCAGCTCCACCCGCCGCCGCGCGGCCGCCCTGCTCGGCGAGACGCCCGCCCCGGAGAACCGTCCCCGCCGGACGGCCGCGCTCCTCACGAGCGGCGGCGAGTCCGTCACCCCCGCGCCGCTCGACTCCGCCGTCGGCCCGTCCGGCCGTCCCGGGACCCCCGGGGAGGTGGAGGCCGCGTCCGCCTCGGACACCCCGGCGGCGGGCGCCGTCGGGACCCCGGAGGGCTCCGCGACCGCGCAGTCCCCGGCGGACGGCGCCGACGACGGCAGCCGCCGCAGGCGCGACGGGAAGCCGACGCAGTACCGCCGCGGCTGGTTCATCCCCGTGTTCACCACCCTGCTGGCCCTCCTCCTCGCCGCCGTGGCGCTGTGGGGCTACCTGTGGACCCAGACCCAGTACTACGTGGGCGAGGACGCCGGGCAGGTGGCCGTGTACCGCGGCGTCCCCCAGCACCTGGGCCCGCTCGACCTCTCCCATGTGGACCGGCGGACCGACCTGTCCGTGGACGGCCTCCCCTCGTACGCCCAGGAGCGCGTCCGCTCCGGCATGGCGGCCCGTGACCTCGGCCACGCCGAGCAGATCGTGACCGAGCTGAGCGAGTCCCTCGCCCCCGGCGCCCCCGCGCCCACGGGTGAGACCCCGGAAGGAGGCGAGCGCTGA
- a CDS encoding FHA domain-containing protein: MNELAIAVLRLGLLLALWILIISIVLSQGRDLVVGRRNKTRFEQARRDAEVQAPVARVAAGPVPATAGASAAGSSPAAPSSSPAHAAPAAASAPTLPAPRLARTLRVVEGPLAGRTVELDGRPLLMGRAQDAGLVLVDDYASGRHARLFPQGTRWFLEDLGSTNGTAVDGAPVTRALPVGPESVIRIGKTVMRLEA, translated from the coding sequence ATGAACGAGCTCGCCATCGCCGTGCTGCGCCTCGGCCTCCTGCTGGCCCTGTGGATCCTGATCATCTCGATCGTCCTCTCCCAGGGACGAGACCTCGTGGTGGGCCGACGCAACAAGACCCGCTTCGAGCAGGCCCGGCGCGACGCCGAGGTCCAGGCCCCCGTCGCCCGGGTGGCCGCCGGCCCCGTCCCGGCCACCGCCGGAGCCTCCGCGGCCGGGTCCTCGCCCGCGGCGCCGTCGTCGTCCCCCGCACACGCCGCGCCCGCCGCCGCGAGCGCCCCCACCCTCCCCGCCCCGCGCCTGGCCCGCACCCTGCGCGTCGTGGAGGGCCCGCTCGCGGGCCGCACGGTGGAGCTGGACGGCCGCCCGCTGCTCATGGGGCGCGCGCAGGACGCAGGCCTGGTCCTCGTGGACGACTACGCCTCCGGCCGCCACGCACGGCTCTTCCCGCAGGGCACCCGCTGGTTCCTCGAGGACCTGGGCTCCACCAACGGCACCGCCGTGGACGGCGCGCCCGTGACCCGCGCCCTGCCCGTGGGCCCGGAATCGGTGATCCGCATCGGCAAGACCGTCATGAGGCTCGAGGCCTGA
- a CDS encoding penicillin-binding transpeptidase domain-containing protein, translating to MNEAIRRTWTVMVAMFLVLAAAASVIQVVAADRLKQNPLNSRQIFLEFGAPRGPILVDGEPIAESVESDDAFTYQRVYHDTALYAPLTGFYSLTYGTEGLEKAMNEQLAGTPTSQFMDRAVEIITGATAEGDQVELTIDPEAQRAAYAALPEGVRGSVVVTDPETGEILAMASRPGFDSNALSSHTRAKAQEAMSALEAIPGASAYRNRPSEQTVSPGSTFKLIDAVAMLESGDYAPDDVLDVPARWTLPGTSAQMGNYDGGQCDGIEKATLTTIMAQSCNTPFAMAAVELGEDAIRDTAERFGFNEEGSMPLPIAASRFPEDLDDASLAQSAIGQRDVQATALQMTMVAAGIANEGMVMEPQLVRAVRRPDLTTVEEFSPREHGRGTDADVARQITGMMEEVVRSGTATGAASDRMRIAAKTGTAEIGDSENVHSWITGFAPAQDPQVAVTIVIEDVDTSFGHRTVVEGMKSIMEAVVAE from the coding sequence ATGAACGAGGCGATCCGACGCACGTGGACGGTCATGGTGGCCATGTTCCTGGTGCTGGCCGCAGCGGCCTCCGTGATCCAGGTGGTGGCCGCGGACCGGCTCAAGCAGAACCCCCTGAACTCGCGCCAGATCTTCCTGGAGTTCGGCGCACCACGCGGGCCCATCCTGGTGGACGGCGAGCCGATCGCCGAGTCCGTGGAGTCCGACGACGCCTTCACCTACCAGCGCGTCTACCACGACACCGCGCTGTATGCGCCGCTGACCGGCTTCTACTCGCTCACGTACGGCACGGAGGGCCTGGAGAAGGCCATGAACGAGCAGCTCGCGGGCACCCCCACCTCGCAGTTCATGGACCGCGCCGTGGAGATCATCACGGGCGCCACCGCGGAGGGCGACCAGGTGGAGCTCACGATCGACCCGGAGGCCCAGCGCGCCGCCTACGCCGCGCTGCCCGAGGGCGTGCGCGGCTCCGTGGTGGTCACGGACCCCGAGACGGGCGAGATCCTCGCGATGGCCTCCCGCCCGGGCTTCGACTCCAATGCCCTCTCCTCCCACACGCGTGCGAAGGCCCAGGAGGCCATGTCCGCGCTCGAGGCGATCCCGGGCGCGAGCGCGTACCGCAACCGTCCGTCCGAGCAGACGGTCTCCCCCGGCTCCACGTTCAAGCTGATCGACGCCGTCGCCATGCTGGAGTCCGGCGACTACGCCCCGGACGACGTCCTGGACGTCCCCGCGCGATGGACTCTGCCCGGCACCTCGGCGCAGATGGGCAACTACGACGGCGGCCAGTGCGACGGCATCGAGAAGGCCACGCTCACCACGATCATGGCCCAGTCCTGCAACACCCCCTTCGCGATGGCCGCCGTCGAGCTCGGGGAGGACGCGATCCGCGACACCGCCGAGCGCTTCGGCTTCAACGAGGAGGGCTCGATGCCGCTGCCGATCGCCGCGTCCCGCTTCCCCGAGGACCTCGACGACGCGTCCCTGGCGCAGTCCGCCATCGGGCAGCGCGACGTGCAGGCCACGGCCCTGCAGATGACCATGGTGGCCGCGGGCATCGCCAACGAGGGGATGGTGATGGAGCCGCAGCTGGTGCGGGCTGTGCGCCGCCCGGACCTGACCACGGTGGAGGAGTTCAGCCCCCGGGAGCACGGCCGAGGCACGGACGCGGACGTGGCGCGGCAGATCACGGGGATGATGGAGGAGGTCGTCCGCAGCGGCACCGCGACGGGCGCGGCCTCGGACAGGATGAGGATCGCGGCGAAGACGGGCACGGCGGAGATCGGTGACAGTGAGAACGTGCACTCATGGATCACCGGCTTCGCGCCGGCGCAGGACCCGCAGGTCGCGGTGACGATCGTCATCGAGGACGTGGACACGAGTTTCGGACACCGGACAGTGGTGGAGGGCATGAAGAGCATCATGGAAGCGGTGGTCGCAGAATGA
- a CDS encoding tripartite tricarboxylate transporter TctB family protein, with protein sequence MSDSTTVPAVSPERSRWGRATGLSALVMPGVLAAFSLYLLIGSLRMDTEGMDFPGPSFFPLILAAVGLVLAVALAVQVVVTRESPEGQADADGEVGQPAGPLTRFHSDFSALAWVFLGFLAFALLLPWLGWILAGALLFWTVARAFGSPRPVFDILVALFVSSLAYLAFAVVLGLTLPSGILGGGF encoded by the coding sequence ATGAGCGACTCGACCACCGTCCCCGCCGTCTCGCCCGAGCGCTCCCGCTGGGGGCGTGCCACCGGCCTCTCGGCCCTCGTCATGCCCGGCGTGCTGGCGGCGTTCAGCCTCTACCTGTTGATCGGCTCGCTCCGCATGGACACCGAGGGGATGGACTTCCCCGGCCCCTCGTTCTTCCCGCTGATCCTCGCGGCGGTCGGGCTGGTGCTCGCCGTGGCCCTCGCCGTCCAGGTGGTGGTGACGCGCGAGTCCCCGGAGGGCCAGGCGGACGCGGACGGCGAGGTCGGCCAGCCGGCCGGTCCCCTCACCCGCTTCCACTCCGACTTCTCCGCCCTGGCCTGGGTCTTCCTGGGCTTCCTGGCGTTCGCTCTGCTGCTGCCGTGGCTCGGCTGGATCCTGGCCGGCGCCCTGCTGTTCTGGACCGTGGCCCGCGCCTTCGGCTCGCCGCGGCCGGTGTTCGACATCCTCGTGGCCCTGTTCGTCTCCTCGCTCGCGTACCTCGCGTTCGCGGTCGTGCTCGGTCTGACCCTGCCCTCGGGCATCCTGGGAGGTGGCTTCTGA
- a CDS encoding FtsW/RodA/SpoVE family cell cycle protein, with protein sequence MPDVISPPRPRRTTELILLVFALAVAVGADLLGILGAGGTVTRTDLVPLGVFAAATLVMHVVLRLRARYADPFILPIAALLNGLGIAVIRRLSEDTRGASADSQLMWSVLAVAVATALVFLVRDHRLLRRWPYLFLAASALLLVLPLVPGLGLSANGARIWVNVGFGTFQPGEIAKITLAIFFAGYLSANRDLILLAGRRVGPLTFPRVRDLGPLVAAWLVALGVLVFQRDLGSALLFFGMFMAMLYIATSRFSWILLGLGLVAAGAVLAFLFMPHVTARFQIWLHAFDPEIYHRDFGGSYQVVQGLFAMASGGLMGTGLGAGNPTQVPLSFSDMILASIGEELGFVGLAAVLVLYLLLVTRMMRAALGVRDAFGKVLASGLAFTMAWQVFVVMGGVTLVLPLTGLTTPFLAAGGSSLLANWIIVGLVLRISHAARRPVVVDAMVNASGPGAGHLDPGAELPRAAVASGSSSTGGGPR encoded by the coding sequence ATGCCCGACGTCATCTCCCCGCCGCGGCCGCGCCGCACCACCGAGCTGATCCTGCTGGTCTTCGCCCTGGCCGTGGCCGTCGGCGCGGACCTGCTGGGCATCCTGGGCGCGGGCGGCACCGTGACCCGCACGGACCTCGTGCCCCTCGGGGTCTTCGCCGCGGCCACCCTCGTGATGCACGTCGTGCTGCGCCTGCGCGCGCGCTACGCGGACCCCTTCATCCTGCCGATCGCCGCGCTGCTCAACGGCCTGGGCATCGCCGTGATCCGCCGGCTCAGCGAGGACACGCGCGGGGCCAGCGCCGACTCGCAGCTGATGTGGTCCGTCCTCGCCGTCGCGGTGGCCACGGCCCTGGTGTTCCTGGTGCGGGACCACCGGCTGCTGCGCCGCTGGCCGTACCTCTTCCTGGCGGCCTCCGCCCTCCTCCTGGTGCTGCCGCTCGTGCCCGGCCTCGGTCTGAGCGCCAACGGCGCCCGCATCTGGGTGAACGTCGGCTTCGGCACCTTCCAGCCGGGCGAGATCGCCAAGATCACGCTGGCCATCTTCTTCGCCGGGTACCTCTCCGCCAACCGGGACCTCATCCTGCTGGCCGGGCGGCGCGTGGGCCCGCTGACGTTCCCCCGGGTACGCGACCTCGGCCCGCTCGTGGCGGCCTGGCTCGTGGCGCTCGGCGTGCTCGTGTTCCAGCGGGACCTCGGCTCGGCGCTCCTCTTCTTCGGCATGTTCATGGCCATGCTGTACATCGCCACCTCGCGGTTCTCCTGGATCCTGTTGGGCCTGGGCCTGGTGGCCGCGGGCGCGGTGCTGGCGTTCCTGTTCATGCCGCACGTGACCGCCCGCTTCCAGATCTGGCTCCACGCGTTCGACCCGGAGATCTACCACCGGGACTTCGGCGGCTCCTACCAGGTGGTCCAGGGCCTGTTCGCCATGGCCTCCGGAGGCCTCATGGGCACGGGCCTCGGAGCGGGCAACCCCACCCAGGTGCCGCTGTCCTTCTCGGACATGATCCTCGCCAGCATCGGCGAGGAGCTCGGCTTCGTGGGCCTGGCCGCCGTGCTGGTGCTCTACCTGCTCCTCGTCACCCGCATGATGCGGGCGGCCCTCGGCGTGCGGGACGCGTTCGGCAAGGTGCTCGCCTCCGGCCTGGCCTTCACCATGGCGTGGCAGGTCTTCGTGGTGATGGGCGGCGTCACCCTCGTGCTGCCGCTCACCGGCCTGACCACGCCGTTCCTGGCCGCAGGCGGCTCGTCCCTGCTGGCCAACTGGATCATCGTGGGCCTCGTGCTGCGCATCTCGCACGCGGCCCGCCGGCCCGTCGTGGTGGACGCCATGGTGAACGCCTCGGGCCCCGGCGCCGGCCACCTCGACCCGGGCGCGGAGCTGCCGCGCGCCGCCGTCGCCTCCGGCTCCTCCTCCACGGGGGGTGGCCCGCGATGA
- a CDS encoding Glu/Leu/Phe/Val dehydrogenase → MTTTPTGAATAPAPRSPLDDAKAQLAAAVATLGYDEGLHQLLATPRREMAVAIPLRRDSGEVEVLRGYRVQHNLSRGPAKGGVRFAPHVELDEVRALAMWMTWKCALLDVPYGGAKGGVSIDPRQYSAGELERVIRRYTSEILPIIGPDQDIPAPDVGTDERMMAWMMDTYSTSRGHTTLGVVTGKPVALGGSLGRASATSAGVVHVALAALRHRGIKPEGATAVVQGFGKVGAGAVEFLAEAGVKVVAVSDQYGAVHNANGLDYDSLLAHMKETGSVVDAPDTEPMDAAAVLTMDVDLLVPAAVEGVLTEENAGDVTARIVVEGANGPTTSAADRILTENDVLVVPDILANAGGVVVSYFEWAQANQAYWWSRQEVDERLEKRMVTAWDALLEASQKRGLTLREAATVTAVERVADAHLLRGLYP, encoded by the coding sequence ATGACGACCACCCCGACCGGCGCCGCCACGGCGCCGGCGCCCCGCTCCCCCCTGGACGACGCAAAGGCCCAGCTCGCCGCCGCCGTCGCCACGCTGGGCTACGACGAGGGGCTCCACCAGCTCCTCGCCACCCCCCGCCGCGAGATGGCCGTGGCCATCCCGCTGCGCCGCGACTCCGGTGAGGTCGAGGTGCTGCGAGGCTACCGCGTGCAACACAACCTCTCCCGCGGCCCCGCCAAGGGCGGCGTGCGGTTCGCTCCCCACGTGGAGCTCGACGAGGTCCGCGCGCTGGCCATGTGGATGACCTGGAAGTGCGCCCTCCTGGACGTGCCGTACGGCGGCGCCAAGGGCGGCGTCAGCATTGACCCGCGCCAGTACTCGGCCGGCGAGCTCGAGCGCGTCATCCGCCGCTACACCTCCGAGATCCTGCCGATCATCGGCCCGGACCAGGACATCCCCGCCCCGGACGTGGGCACGGACGAGCGCATGATGGCCTGGATGATGGACACCTATTCCACCAGCCGCGGCCACACCACGCTCGGCGTGGTCACCGGCAAGCCCGTCGCCCTGGGCGGCTCCCTGGGCCGCGCGTCGGCGACGTCGGCCGGCGTCGTGCACGTCGCGCTCGCCGCCCTGCGGCACCGCGGCATCAAGCCCGAGGGCGCCACCGCGGTGGTCCAGGGCTTCGGCAAGGTCGGTGCGGGCGCGGTCGAGTTCCTCGCGGAGGCCGGCGTCAAGGTCGTCGCGGTCTCGGACCAGTATGGCGCCGTGCACAACGCGAACGGCCTGGACTACGACTCGCTGCTGGCGCACATGAAGGAGACCGGCAGCGTGGTGGACGCCCCGGACACCGAGCCGATGGACGCCGCCGCCGTGCTGACGATGGACGTGGACCTGCTGGTCCCGGCCGCCGTCGAGGGTGTGCTCACCGAGGAGAACGCGGGCGACGTGACGGCGCGGATCGTGGTGGAGGGCGCCAACGGGCCCACCACCTCCGCCGCCGACCGCATCCTGACCGAGAACGACGTCCTCGTGGTGCCGGACATCCTGGCCAACGCGGGCGGCGTGGTCGTCTCCTACTTCGAGTGGGCCCAGGCCAACCAGGCCTACTGGTGGTCCCGCCAGGAGGTGGACGAGCGCCTCGAGAAGCGCATGGTCACCGCGTGGGACGCGCTCCTGGAGGCCAGCCAGAAGCGAGGCCTCACCCTTCGCGAGGCCGCCACCGTGACCGCGGTGGAGCGGGTGGCCGACGCGCACCTGCTGCGCGGCCTCTACCCGTGA
- a CDS encoding universal stress protein codes for MTIVIAGTGSPESAAAHRAALSEAALRGENLVYFSLDGTEPDPSEAGNAGVEVSVEHAQERGRDAVGDLLDHAERIGATRIVVGVKHRSPVGKLLLGSAAQQLILEARVPVLCVKP; via the coding sequence ATGACTATCGTGATCGCCGGCACCGGTTCCCCCGAGAGCGCCGCAGCCCACCGGGCCGCCCTGAGTGAGGCCGCCCTGCGCGGCGAGAACCTTGTGTACTTCTCCCTCGACGGCACGGAGCCGGACCCGTCCGAGGCGGGGAACGCGGGCGTCGAGGTGTCCGTGGAGCACGCCCAGGAACGCGGACGGGACGCCGTCGGAGATCTGCTGGACCACGCCGAGCGCATCGGCGCGACGCGGATCGTGGTGGGCGTGAAGCACCGCTCCCCCGTGGGCAAGCTCCTCCTGGGATCCGCCGCCCAGCAGCTCATCCTCGAGGCCCGCGTGCCCGTGCTCTGCGTGAAGCCCTGA